The following are encoded in a window of Prochlorococcus marinus CUG1417 genomic DNA:
- a CDS encoding lectin subunit alpha: MDPLDPLTEIINSGQGFSPAIALERIIWAMIGIFFLGAISRSITNSMRSQNWFGRNFLFSYSKDKKITDDTSSQPSGDDE, translated from the coding sequence TTGGACCCTTTAGACCCACTTACTGAAATTATTAATTCCGGTCAAGGTTTTTCACCTGCAATTGCTTTAGAAAGAATTATTTGGGCAATGATTGGAATCTTTTTTTTAGGAGCAATTTCAAGATCAATAACTAATAGTATGCGAAGTCAAAATTGGTTTGGTAGGAATTTTTTATTTAGTTATTCTAAAGATAAAAAAATCACAGATGATACCTCTTCACAACCTTCTGGTGATGACGAATAA
- the dusB gene encoding tRNA dihydrouridine synthase DusB → MSSYIRLKGRGVNRIITSKVMLSPLAGVTDNIFRRLVRKWAPNSLLFTEMINATSLKKGYGTQKINQIDLEEGPIGVQIFDNRPYAVSEAAKQAEDSGAFLIDINMGCPVKKIAKKGGGSALIKDRKLAIELVKNVVKAVSVPVTVKTRLGWDSKEENIEDFLFKLQDAGATMITLHGRTRKQGFSGKSDWEMIGRLKKLLEIPVIANGDIKNPDDALNCLKKTNADGVMIGRGILGSPWKIGEIDYALRENKNFKEPNTEEKLYLIIEHLDELIKEKGDHGLLIARKHISWTCKDFKGASNLRNNLVRAVDKNEVKNLIIKMIKTLNNEKNRLA, encoded by the coding sequence ATGTCTTCATATATAAGGCTAAAAGGAAGGGGAGTTAACAGGATAATTACGAGTAAGGTAATGCTATCGCCATTAGCAGGAGTTACGGATAATATTTTTAGACGACTCGTACGTAAATGGGCTCCAAACTCTTTACTTTTTACAGAAATGATAAATGCCACAAGTCTTAAAAAAGGATATGGCACACAAAAAATCAATCAAATAGATTTAGAAGAAGGTCCAATTGGAGTACAAATATTTGATAATAGGCCATATGCTGTTTCTGAAGCTGCGAAACAAGCTGAGGACTCTGGAGCTTTCTTAATCGATATAAATATGGGCTGTCCAGTAAAAAAAATCGCAAAGAAAGGTGGAGGCAGTGCCTTAATTAAAGACAGAAAACTTGCTATAGAATTAGTCAAAAATGTTGTAAAAGCTGTTAGTGTTCCAGTAACAGTAAAAACAAGACTCGGATGGGATAGTAAAGAAGAGAATATAGAGGATTTCTTATTTAAACTTCAAGATGCGGGAGCAACGATGATCACACTTCATGGAAGAACAAGAAAACAGGGGTTTTCAGGCAAGTCAGATTGGGAAATGATCGGGAGACTTAAAAAGTTGTTGGAAATTCCAGTAATTGCTAATGGAGATATCAAAAATCCAGATGACGCTCTTAATTGTTTAAAAAAAACAAATGCTGATGGTGTAATGATTGGACGAGGAATTTTAGGATCGCCATGGAAAATTGGAGAAATAGATTATGCTCTTAGAGAAAATAAAAATTTTAAAGAACCAAACACAGAAGAAAAACTATATTTAATTATTGAGCATCTTGATGAATTAATAAAAGAAAAAGGAGATCACGGATTGCTTATTGCAAGAAAACATATCTCATGGACATGCAAAGACTTTAAAGGAGCATCAAATTTGAGAAATAACTTGGTTAGAGCTGTTGACAAAAATGAAGTTAAAAATTTAATAATTAAAATGATTAAAACTTTGAATAATGAAAAAAATAGATTAGCTTAA
- a CDS encoding PAP/fibrillin family protein, whose translation METENDLLNLLLKSPNSEGIRNIAEQLEIDHNFSFSKDRNDLQGVWELRWSSSNSPFLKYSPLIDNLQILDPLNLNGLNLLKPRGIKSIIGTGILIRLNYINEKKIGVKFTHAGVIGPKFGKKNIKAMKEINNEQLGWLEITYLSNKLRICRGDKGTLFVLRKINSPTLFKNFKEFIKIY comes from the coding sequence ATGGAAACCGAAAATGATTTATTAAATTTACTTCTTAAATCTCCAAATTCAGAGGGTATACGTAATATTGCCGAACAACTTGAAATTGATCATAATTTTTCCTTTAGCAAAGATAGAAATGATTTGCAGGGTGTTTGGGAGCTTAGGTGGAGTAGTTCTAATAGTCCTTTTTTAAAATATTCTCCTCTTATTGATAATCTTCAAATTCTTGATCCCTTAAATTTAAATGGTCTTAATCTACTTAAACCTAGAGGAATAAAATCAATTATTGGTACTGGTATTTTAATAAGACTTAATTACATTAATGAAAAAAAAATTGGGGTCAAATTTACACATGCTGGTGTTATTGGTCCTAAATTTGGAAAAAAAAATATTAAGGCTATGAAAGAAATAAATAATGAACAATTAGGGTGGTTAGAGATAACTTATTTAAGCAATAAGCTTAGAATCTGTAGGGGTGATAAAGGAACTTTGTTCGTTTTAAGAAAAATAAATTCACCGACTTTATTCAAGAATTTCAAGGAATTTATTAAAATCTATTAA
- a CDS encoding DUF2470 domain-containing protein has translation MKIISKETSKRVCNHMNNDHIDSVHKYLTHYAKISTFENAFMEEINNSYIKINYDGQSAIINFKNEISEEEIHSTLVSMIKDIKE, from the coding sequence ATGAAAATTATTAGTAAAGAAACAAGTAAAAGAGTTTGTAATCACATGAACAATGATCACATTGATTCAGTGCACAAATATCTTACCCATTATGCAAAGATATCAACATTTGAGAATGCCTTTATGGAAGAAATTAATAACAGTTATATAAAAATCAATTACGATGGCCAATCAGCAATTATCAATTTTAAAAATGAAATATCTGAAGAAGAAATTCATTCAACTTTAGTATCAATGATTAAAGACATTAAAGAATAA
- a CDS encoding MAPEG family protein: MQVAFAWSLCLSVGVVLLSIIPLTIGRVKAGYSVENMSAPRALFDELPSFGKRAVWCHQNCWESISLHAPACLLCLISLTDSNIAIIAALIHPIFRFLYIGAYIFNIPTARGLMWASGIFTTLLLYKEGLTQLI, translated from the coding sequence ATGCAAGTAGCTTTTGCCTGGAGCCTTTGTCTATCAGTTGGTGTTGTTTTATTATCAATTATTCCATTAACTATAGGTAGAGTTAAAGCGGGATATTCTGTTGAAAATATGTCTGCTCCAAGGGCTTTATTCGATGAATTACCTTCTTTTGGAAAAAGAGCAGTTTGGTGTCATCAAAATTGTTGGGAAAGTATTTCCCTACATGCACCCGCATGTCTTCTTTGTTTGATTAGTTTAACTGACTCTAATATTGCAATAATTGCAGCATTGATTCATCCTATTTTTCGTTTTTTATATATTGGTGCATATATATTTAATATCCCCACAGCTAGAGGTTTAATGTGGGCTTCAGGAATTTTTACAACACTTTTGCTTTACAAAGAGGGCTTAACTCAATTGATATAA
- a CDS encoding virion host shutoff protein, which yields MKKFYKFLKSFLFISLWLILSSFLTQYWNTFHWEHIYLNFRIIFDKEFWFVVEKILLGFDIGYWLEEALKFLSYEIPKESFKYLPIYFVLKSIWIKN from the coding sequence ATGAAAAAATTTTATAAATTTCTTAAAAGTTTTCTATTTATATCACTATGGCTTATTTTATCCTCATTTTTAACCCAATATTGGAATACCTTTCATTGGGAACATATTTACTTAAACTTCAGAATTATATTTGATAAAGAATTTTGGTTTGTTGTAGAAAAAATTCTTTTAGGATTTGATATTGGTTACTGGTTAGAAGAAGCACTAAAATTCTTAAGTTATGAAATACCTAAAGAATCATTTAAATATTTACCAATTTATTTCGTATTAAAGTCTATTTGGATAAAGAATTAA
- a CDS encoding glutathione peroxidase has translation MQVDVQNTTVLSADGSSIKLGEYSGEVILVVNVASYCGNTAQYEDLQKLHDLYSSKGLRILAFPCNDFGKQEPDSLSEIKDFCTTKYGVKFEIYEKVHAKGNTTEPYTTLNKVEPEGDVEWNFEKFLIGKDSKVIARFKPGVKPFDENFIAAIEVALDS, from the coding sequence ATGCAAGTTGACGTACAAAATACTACTGTTCTTTCCGCTGACGGATCATCCATAAAACTTGGCGAATATTCGGGAGAAGTAATTTTAGTTGTTAATGTAGCTAGTTATTGCGGAAATACTGCTCAGTATGAGGATCTTCAAAAGCTACATGATTTATATTCAAGCAAAGGCCTAAGAATACTTGCTTTCCCTTGTAATGATTTTGGAAAACAAGAACCCGACTCTCTTTCAGAAATAAAAGATTTTTGCACAACAAAATATGGAGTTAAGTTTGAAATCTATGAAAAAGTTCATGCCAAAGGCAACACCACAGAACCATACACTACCCTTAACAAAGTTGAACCCGAGGGAGATGTTGAATGGAATTTCGAGAAGTTTTTGATAGGGAAAGATAGTAAAGTAATTGCAAGATTCAAACCAGGCGTTAAACCGTTTGACGAAAACTTTATAGCAGCTATCGAAGTAGCTTTAGATTCATAA
- a CDS encoding DUF1330 domain-containing protein has product MTKSYWLKKISIPNADLFLEYIRTVLPWIKSVGGVIVKRDLIQESTSNEWDGGQLGLVIEFESKFAAKKAFYSEVFQKYLQSRDLMELVTISTL; this is encoded by the coding sequence ATGACAAAGAGCTATTGGCTTAAGAAAATTTCAATTCCAAATGCTGATTTATTTCTGGAATATATAAGGACAGTATTGCCTTGGATTAAATCTGTGGGAGGAGTAATAGTAAAAAGAGATTTAATACAAGAATCAACCTCAAATGAATGGGATGGAGGGCAGCTTGGATTAGTAATTGAATTCGAATCAAAATTTGCTGCTAAAAAAGCATTTTATTCTGAAGTATTTCAAAAATATCTGCAGTCTAGAGATTTAATGGAACTAGTTACTATAAGTACTCTTTAA
- a CDS encoding restriction endonuclease, with amino-acid sequence MREIDAYGNEDYKKWIGNPPLDEKAIEKNIFNGSKRFKEGIPYFFEKVILKEFGSTELFFEKWRSYCNENPTIDDEIIGSIRKLETEDWFVFIASQIEKSCLNLIEKNYSSKKKGNYKKGIRFENHCMEILKQNGWEVKETPITGDQGVDLIASINDLRICIQCKDHEKAIGNKAVQEISAGKLFWKGTHAIIVSKSGFTKSAHQLAKSNKVELINEYQLKDLEKFIF; translated from the coding sequence TTGAGGGAGATAGATGCTTACGGTAATGAGGATTATAAAAAATGGATTGGCAATCCACCTCTTGATGAAAAAGCCATTGAAAAAAATATATTTAATGGATCTAAGCGATTTAAAGAGGGTATACCATACTTCTTTGAAAAAGTAATTTTAAAAGAATTTGGAAGTACGGAATTATTTTTCGAAAAGTGGAGATCCTATTGTAATGAAAATCCTACTATTGATGATGAAATAATTGGATCTATTAGAAAGCTCGAGACTGAAGATTGGTTTGTTTTCATAGCAAGTCAAATTGAGAAATCATGCTTAAACCTAATAGAAAAAAACTACTCAAGTAAAAAAAAGGGAAACTACAAAAAAGGTATTAGATTTGAAAATCATTGTATGGAAATTCTCAAACAAAATGGCTGGGAAGTAAAAGAAACCCCTATTACAGGAGATCAAGGGGTTGACTTAATTGCCTCAATAAATGATTTGAGAATATGTATACAATGCAAAGATCATGAAAAAGCCATTGGAAATAAAGCAGTTCAGGAAATTTCAGCTGGTAAATTATTTTGGAAAGGTACTCATGCGATAATAGTCTCAAAATCTGGCTTTACAAAGTCTGCTCATCAACTAGCAAAATCAAATAAAGTGGAACTAATCAATGAATATCAATTAAAGGATTTGGAAAAGTTTATTTTTTAA
- the pepN gene encoding aminopeptidase N — MNNLINQKSISRNVKLKDYKVFDYEIPEIFLDFVIKKNAVNVTTKIKLVKKNKNSRNLILDGTDILIKKIFIDDSLLEDKYYKQQENNLKIKNINKDNFLLKIEGIIKPKKNTSLLGMYESNGIITTQCEAEGFRRISFHSDRPDILSKYTVRIEADKNDYPVLLSNGNIVKENDLTNNRHEIIWEDPYPKPSYLFALVAGKLNCVKDNFITKSNKKVKLNIYVEYGDEKYVQHAISSLQKSMRWDEDKYNLEYDLSLFNIVAIRHFNMGAMENKSLNIFNSKLILANSETSTDEELERIEGVIAHEYFHNWTGNRVTCRDWFQLSLKEGLTVFRDQQFTADLHNHEIKRLEDAKFLRRNQFREDSGPTSHPVMPERYQEIDNFYTTTIYEKGSEIIRMLNKLVKDENFYKGFSNYISTYDGKAATIDQFVEKILEHNKEIDPEEFKVWYKQNGTPKVKLKRIWDQTSEKLTIQASQSNPIKKNPYNNLPLIIPINLAIFFGDHKTIEKTVVLKTKKQEFIFRNVRSHLQIPLVTYFREFSSPVDWESDTTLDEKFLILKYEKDFFTLSNTVRELFNKIILCRLDEKPDHKVENKLITTLISFIRNKDINLSLLSELLSIPTFAEIESEIENIDPLKIYKTIDELNHLFGTKLKEELYFKLQEIEENLDKVWPEGKNERKLIETIWKLLLHSNDEEIKGKIINYVDSNSMTLAKAALNSFSRINCPERKIISNIFFNKWKNNSVVLDSWFSFNASIEIDEKTNSLEKLFENKFFDSKSPNTLRAILNTFVTKNSTFHAMDGSGYKYIAKKIIDFDSLNPIVISRFVKVFSRYNYYSDPYKSNMVETIKQIKKNKLSTNTKEVLDAIIE, encoded by the coding sequence ATGAACAATCTAATAAATCAAAAAAGTATTTCAAGAAATGTAAAACTTAAAGATTACAAAGTTTTTGATTATGAAATTCCAGAAATCTTTTTGGACTTCGTTATTAAGAAAAATGCTGTAAATGTTACGACCAAAATAAAATTGGTAAAAAAGAATAAGAATTCAAGAAATCTAATTCTTGATGGTACTGATATATTAATAAAGAAAATATTTATAGATGACTCATTACTAGAAGATAAATACTACAAACAGCAAGAGAATAATTTAAAAATTAAAAATATCAATAAAGATAATTTTTTATTAAAAATAGAAGGAATTATTAAACCAAAGAAAAATACATCCCTTTTAGGAATGTATGAGAGTAATGGAATTATAACTACGCAATGTGAGGCAGAGGGATTCAGAAGAATAAGTTTTCACTCTGACAGGCCTGATATTCTAAGCAAATACACTGTGAGAATTGAGGCCGACAAGAATGATTATCCCGTTTTACTTTCAAATGGCAACATCGTAAAAGAAAATGATCTTACAAATAATCGACATGAAATAATTTGGGAAGACCCATATCCAAAACCCTCATATCTATTTGCATTGGTAGCGGGTAAGCTTAATTGTGTAAAAGATAATTTCATAACAAAATCGAATAAAAAAGTAAAACTAAATATTTATGTTGAGTATGGTGATGAAAAATATGTGCAACATGCAATAAGTTCCTTACAGAAATCCATGAGATGGGACGAAGATAAATATAACCTTGAATACGATTTGTCATTGTTCAATATAGTTGCAATCAGGCACTTTAATATGGGAGCAATGGAAAATAAAAGTCTCAATATTTTCAACTCAAAACTAATACTCGCTAATTCTGAAACATCAACTGATGAGGAATTAGAGAGAATAGAGGGTGTAATCGCCCATGAATACTTCCATAATTGGACAGGTAACAGAGTAACTTGCAGGGATTGGTTTCAATTATCTCTTAAAGAGGGTTTAACAGTATTCAGAGATCAACAGTTCACAGCAGACCTTCATAATCACGAAATCAAGAGACTTGAGGATGCAAAATTTCTTAGAAGAAATCAATTTAGAGAGGATTCTGGTCCAACATCGCATCCTGTAATGCCAGAAAGATACCAAGAAATAGACAATTTCTACACGACCACGATATACGAAAAAGGATCAGAAATAATTAGAATGCTTAATAAGCTTGTAAAAGATGAAAATTTCTATAAAGGATTTAGTAATTACATCTCAACATATGATGGGAAGGCAGCAACAATAGACCAATTTGTCGAAAAAATTCTTGAGCATAATAAGGAAATTGATCCTGAAGAATTTAAAGTCTGGTACAAGCAAAATGGCACACCGAAAGTTAAATTAAAGAGAATCTGGGATCAAACATCTGAAAAACTAACAATTCAAGCCTCTCAAAGTAATCCAATAAAGAAAAACCCATATAATAATTTACCTCTAATAATTCCCATAAATCTGGCTATATTTTTCGGAGACCATAAAACAATAGAAAAAACAGTAGTTTTAAAAACAAAAAAACAAGAATTTATTTTTAGGAATGTTAGATCACACCTCCAAATCCCTCTTGTAACTTATTTTCGCGAATTCTCATCACCAGTTGATTGGGAATCTGACACTACCTTGGATGAAAAATTTTTAATCTTAAAATATGAGAAAGATTTTTTTACATTATCTAATACTGTAAGAGAATTATTTAATAAGATCATTTTATGCAGATTAGATGAAAAGCCAGATCACAAAGTTGAAAATAAATTAATAACCACTTTAATATCATTTATAAGAAATAAAGATATAAATTTGTCTCTTTTATCAGAATTACTAAGTATTCCGACATTTGCTGAAATTGAATCAGAGATAGAAAATATAGACCCTTTAAAGATATATAAAACTATTGACGAATTAAATCATTTATTCGGTACCAAATTAAAAGAAGAATTATATTTTAAGCTCCAAGAAATAGAGGAAAATCTAGATAAAGTTTGGCCAGAAGGTAAAAATGAAAGAAAACTAATCGAAACCATTTGGAAACTACTCTTGCATAGTAATGATGAGGAAATCAAAGGCAAAATAATTAATTATGTCGATAGTAATTCGATGACGCTAGCAAAAGCTGCATTGAATTCTTTCAGTAGGATTAATTGTCCTGAAAGAAAAATTATTTCAAATATATTCTTCAATAAATGGAAAAATAATAGTGTCGTTTTGGATAGTTGGTTCTCATTCAATGCATCTATAGAAATTGATGAAAAAACAAACAGCCTTGAAAAATTATTTGAAAATAAGTTTTTTGATTCAAAATCACCAAACACTTTAAGAGCTATATTAAATACTTTCGTAACAAAAAATAGTACTTTTCATGCAATGGATGGTTCTGGTTATAAATATATTGCAAAAAAGATAATTGACTTTGATAGTTTAAATCCAATCGTAATTTCCCGTTTTGTGAAAGTATTTAGTAGATACAATTATTATTCAGACCCTTATAAAAGTAATATGGTTGAGACAATCAAGCAGATTAAAAAAAATAAACTATCAACAAATACTAAAGAGGTTTTAGATGCAATAATAGAGTGA
- a CDS encoding Nif11 family protein: protein MSDKDLSNFLKKIEQLNQIAELIKNNPSKKLSLAKCKNHDEVIRLTTEWGFDIGRRWGEY from the coding sequence ATGTCAGATAAAGATCTAAGTAATTTTCTAAAAAAAATAGAGCAACTTAATCAAATTGCTGAGCTAATAAAAAATAATCCTAGTAAAAAGTTATCCCTTGCAAAATGCAAGAATCATGATGAAGTAATTAGATTAACCACTGAATGGGGTTTTGATATTGGTAGAAGGTGGGGAGAATATTAA
- a CDS encoding acyl-CoA thioesterase, whose translation MNSKPVWKIEKIVLPQHADHAGVMWHGKYFNWLEESRINALSEVGISYFELTKNGLDLPLINTSIKYKSPLFLGEKITIESEFNIDKSPRVNVISKFHNKKNEILTIAEVNLVLINKLNFSIIRKRPDFLSEAFSKLNG comes from the coding sequence ATGAACTCAAAACCAGTTTGGAAAATAGAAAAAATTGTTTTACCTCAACATGCAGATCATGCAGGGGTAATGTGGCACGGTAAATATTTTAATTGGCTTGAAGAAAGCAGAATAAATGCACTTTCAGAAGTAGGTATAAGTTATTTCGAACTAACTAAAAATGGCTTAGATTTACCTTTAATCAATACTTCTATAAAATATAAATCTCCTTTATTTCTTGGTGAAAAAATAACAATCGAAAGCGAATTCAATATTGATAAAAGTCCTAGGGTTAATGTAATTTCAAAATTTCATAACAAGAAAAATGAAATCTTAACGATTGCTGAAGTCAATTTAGTCTTAATAAATAAACTGAATTTTTCTATAATAAGAAAAAGACCAGATTTCCTATCGGAAGCCTTTAGTAAATTAAATGGTTGA
- a CDS encoding translation initiation factor IF-2 N-terminal domain-containing protein gives MKGLRVLELSEALTVDSADLLAVCAILKIKATSRLSMLSFEECKKITDYYENKN, from the coding sequence ATGAAAGGTCTTAGGGTCCTAGAACTTTCTGAAGCACTTACTGTTGATAGCGCTGATTTATTAGCTGTTTGTGCAATTTTAAAAATAAAAGCCACATCTAGATTAAGTATGCTTTCATTTGAAGAATGTAAAAAGATAACTGATTACTATGAAAATAAAAATTAG
- the purT gene encoding formate-dependent phosphoribosylglycinamide formyltransferase gives MKESIFSKKIILLLGSGELGKELVIESKRLGLEVIAIDRYAKAPAMQVADYSRVIDMGDKNILKNVIKEFKPDYVVPEIESLSIEALKELEDEGFNIVPNARTVEITMNRDKIRDLAAKDLKIKTAKFDYIFEFDDLEKKAVEIGFPLLLKPLMSSSGKGQSLVETKNDLQNAWKQAQANSRGKVKGVIIEEFINFDFEFTLLTVRKENGENIFCSPIGHLQSNGDYQCSWQPLDIKESLIIEAKKMTSKILNNLNGAGLYGVEFFIKGSEVIFSELSPRPHDTGMVTLVSQNINEFELHLRAFLNLPIPHIDLIEPSATRVILSNQESLNPIYEGLNEALAFEKTKVLIFGKPVSRKGRRMGVVLSSNSDIDLARKNADEAARKIKVSTT, from the coding sequence ATGAAAGAGTCGATTTTTTCTAAAAAGATAATTTTATTGCTTGGTAGTGGCGAGCTTGGAAAAGAATTAGTAATAGAATCTAAAAGATTAGGATTAGAAGTTATTGCAATTGATCGATATGCAAAAGCACCTGCAATGCAAGTTGCTGATTATTCAAGAGTAATTGATATGGGAGATAAAAATATATTAAAAAATGTTATAAAAGAATTTAAGCCTGACTATGTTGTTCCAGAAATAGAGTCACTTTCAATTGAAGCTCTAAAAGAACTCGAGGATGAAGGATTCAATATTGTTCCCAACGCCAGAACTGTAGAAATTACAATGAATAGAGATAAAATTAGAGACTTGGCTGCTAAAGATTTAAAGATTAAAACTGCTAAGTTTGATTATATTTTTGAATTTGATGATTTAGAAAAAAAAGCAGTTGAAATTGGATTCCCACTTTTACTTAAGCCTTTAATGAGCTCTTCAGGAAAAGGGCAGAGTTTGGTTGAAACAAAAAATGATCTACAAAATGCTTGGAAACAGGCACAAGCAAATTCAAGAGGAAAGGTTAAAGGTGTAATTATTGAAGAATTTATTAATTTTGATTTTGAGTTTACTCTTTTAACTGTAAGAAAAGAAAATGGTGAAAATATTTTTTGTTCACCAATTGGACATCTTCAATCTAATGGAGACTATCAATGTAGTTGGCAACCTTTAGATATTAAGGAGTCTTTAATTATTGAAGCCAAGAAAATGACAAGTAAAATATTAAATAACCTTAATGGAGCTGGATTATACGGAGTAGAGTTTTTTATAAAAGGAAGTGAGGTTATATTTTCAGAATTATCTCCAAGACCTCACGATACCGGTATGGTTACATTAGTTAGTCAAAATATTAATGAATTTGAATTGCATTTAAGGGCTTTTTTAAATTTACCAATACCGCATATAGATCTAATAGAACCCTCTGCCACCAGAGTTATACTTTCTAACCAAGAGAGTTTAAACCCTATTTATGAGGGTCTTAATGAAGCATTAGCATTTGAAAAGACAAAAGTTCTCATATTTGGCAAACCTGTTTCCAGAAAAGGCAGAAGAATGGGTGTTGTTCTCTCATCAAATTCAGACATTGATTTGGCTCGAAAAAATGCAGATGAAGCTGCTCGTAAAATAAAAGTCAGTACTACATAA
- a CDS encoding PAP/fibrillin family protein translates to MKEIGEIKSNIYKIAAVTDRGQRLNKLISPMYEEKANEMDKLIDALKDFSFEMSEELLSGEWELIFSNVELFRSSPFFLAIEKALNDEFKSNLFFKLHQLQVGSFGISTIGRIAQKIDFEKKEFISTFDTTIFGLTTFPILGWFKLLPTFGGRVITVASDLVLRNNLLDMNLQKTKVSKVDGLNKIPLFSELLMDRWYPVKEVWNKLPWNKESPNCQVTIVYLDDEMRIMQDMYGSIFIYIRPSISLLN, encoded by the coding sequence ATGAAAGAAATTGGAGAGATAAAGTCAAATATATATAAAATAGCTGCTGTTACAGATAGAGGCCAAAGATTAAATAAATTAATTTCTCCTATGTATGAGGAAAAAGCTAATGAAATGGATAAATTGATTGATGCTCTTAAGGACTTTAGTTTTGAAATGTCAGAAGAATTATTGTCTGGAGAGTGGGAATTGATTTTTTCTAATGTTGAATTATTTCGAAGTTCTCCTTTCTTCCTTGCTATTGAAAAGGCATTAAATGATGAATTTAAAAGTAATCTTTTTTTTAAATTACATCAATTGCAAGTGGGATCCTTTGGCATATCAACTATTGGGAGAATTGCTCAAAAGATTGATTTTGAAAAAAAAGAATTTATATCTACTTTTGACACTACAATATTTGGGCTCACAACATTTCCTATCTTGGGTTGGTTCAAACTATTGCCTACTTTTGGTGGAAGAGTAATAACCGTAGCAAGTGATTTAGTTTTAAGAAATAACTTACTTGATATGAACTTACAAAAGACAAAAGTTTCCAAAGTTGATGGACTTAATAAGATTCCATTATTTAGTGAATTACTTATGGATAGATGGTATCCAGTTAAAGAGGTATGGAATAAGTTACCTTGGAATAAAGAATCGCCAAATTGCCAGGTTACAATTGTATATTTAGACGATGAAATGAGAATTATGCAGGATATGTATGGGTCTATTTTTATTTATATAAGGCCTTCAATTTCCTTGTTGAATTGA